GAATAGAGAAGTTCATCCATAGGCTTAATCTAAAAATAGCAAGAGATGTTATGATAGGTGCACATCCTTCTTAGTCTTATAGTGAGGCGTTAAGTAGATGTAAGACCCCCATGTATATATCGAGGGAAAAATAGTCTTCTATGtgagtttattaaaaaatatgcataagtcaatatgatttgaaagttaaaatatgaacttttagtaacacacacccatgtatggAGAGGTCATGCTTGTGTGTCGTGTCACGTTAGCCAGATAAGACAAATCATAcgtgaaattcaaatttcacgACACATGATCATGTATTGGGTGGCATAAGCCAATTTGTGCAGTTGTGcatttcaattttcataaaaaacacaTTGTTGCATTTTATGgattattattcataatctttgaacGCACAAAACTTTCTAGAAAAGAGAGGACTAGAGTTTGATCATCTGATGTTTGTGTAGTAGCCTTGGGGGTCGGATTTTGATGACATGAAGAAGAGGAAGTTAGAGAGAAGGAAGCTTACCTATGTGTTTTGCTTTCTGCAGATAAAGTCAAGTAAGGTTGTCATCTTCTATGCTTGAATGAATTCCAGTTATTAAATATGATTCTTGATGAAAATTGGAATTATATCAGAAATtactattatataaatatataagtatgtataatttataaagatttcaactattattgatattatctttcaatatttttataatttatctttaataaattttattaaactaacatttatctaaatatttgcattaatctatattatttttttgtcaacTTTAGTATTACCTATTTAGTTTcgaatcatatttaaattatgttaacctaaaataaatttcatgtaaaaaaGTCAATCATAACCTGACTTTTTTGTGTTGTGTCTCATTGGATTTAAAAGTTGTGTTGAAAATTACTCTCATATTTAatgttagattcgaattgagttaaaTTAGAGTTCAACTTAATTTATAGTaatcaagcttgagcttgagctcgggcTTATCGAGGTTACtgaaaataaactcaaacttgactcgTTTTGAGTTCGATTTTTAATTaacttgttattaaaacgacgtcattttaatatatattggtcaaaataacgttattttgtaTTACAATTTTTAGCTTGTGAGCTTAACAAatagctcaaactcgagcttgttGAAGGTTAGCTCATTTCAGATTCATTCGAACAGAGCTTGAGCTCGATTCGAATTCACCTCTACTcatagttaatttaattaattttcttgaattaaaACCCCAAATTTGTGGCccaaattaattgttaaaattcattgGGTGTTAAAAGATTTTTCTAGAAGTAATCATGTTAGCAAGTAAAAAGAAAATCCAACTGTCAAACAATGAATGGTGACCGAAACTCACCCCCATCAATTTGACAAAGAGAGGCACCGGCCGAGCGGAGATTCCTTTGGTGGCGAACTTAACCCTGGAAGTCGTCTTCTTCAATCACAGAGGAAACTCCTCTTCTCCTCTGAGTATAATAATCCAGAAAAATGCTTGTAAGTATCCCCCTCTTTCAATTCATATGAATTCGTGGAACCGGATCTCTCGCGGTTCTGTAATTTTTAGTTCTAATCGTCTGTGTGCAGTTCCACAGAATAGCTGAGGTTGAGCCTCCGAGTCCGTTGAGGTACCTAATAGGAGCGGCGATCATGATGATCGGAGTTGTGTTACCCGTCGGTTATATGATGTTCCGTAACAAGCGGGTCCCCTCCGCTTCCTCGTACCCCAAACAGACGTAGGTGTGCcttttttatattgtaatattgtttattgttCCCTCATGTTCATTCTCTGTTTAATCGCTAAATTTCTTATAAGTAATTTCAgattaattgattgattagaATCAAGTTAGGTATTTGAGttatttatgtaattgagtTGAGACTATGTGTTGTAATGTGAAAATGTcttaagtttttcaaatgtcCATGAACTAGAATTCTGGATCTGATTTCGTGTGACACGGGACTAAATTATTATTGCAAAGAtctagattattttttatggtgattttgatgttttgatttgaattttttaagtaGAGACAAACTAACAAAGGGTTTTCGGTTGGCATCGCAGAGCAAAGTTTTGATGTAGAGTAGTGAAATTGCAAAGACggaattttaaataataatcaattagttGTGAAGTCTAAAGAAGACGGGAAAGGAGACCTTGATGGATCTGCAAATCTGAATGTACATGTATTGGGACTCCATTGTGTTATATTGTTTTTCTGGGATTATAATTCTGGTTAATTGAACGAAGCGCATCTGCTCTGATTCAGTTCTTCTCATTGTTTGTTTTCATCATGTAGCTTCATTGGTGTCTATTGTTTATGCTTGCCTTTCTTTTCTGGAATATACATTGTGGTTTttcattctcttcttttttgtaatttttgaatggGTTGTCCGATAGCTCTTGTTCATTCTTAAAGAATTTATGATTTTgcttcttattattattcttgtCACATCTCTTTTAATTCATGGATATGATTTCTTGTTATTAGAGGAGTGtgaattttctttgtttctctcAATGCTTAGAACTTCTAAGTGATTATtctcaaaagtaaaattacctTACAAAATTCTGCACAGCTTGTGATGATATGAAAATAGAATGTTCTTATAGGTTGTTATGGGCTCTctatttatttgctttttcCAAGTCTGTGTTTGGTGAACAAAAGTGATGGGATTGGTGTTATAATAGAGTTGTGTATTGGTTGGACTTTTGTTAATGGAACGGATCTGGCCAAACAGTTTAGTGTTAGTTACCTAAATAAGATCCTGGAATTGTCTAAAGATTACTGGAATTAGATTAATATGATAGGATACTGTATTACCAATTCATATTCTAGATATTGATTTGAATGCTTATGAACAATGGATACAGAATGGACATGTTTGAATAAACAGTGTGGTTTCTCCTGCTGTCAAATGATGTCGTATAATATTCTCTGGGAAGTAAAATAGTCGTACTGCTGTATCGTTCTTCTGCTTATGTATGGTAGGACATCTTATCTTTGTTCTCATTAATCCTTTATAAGAACGATGGATACAGAAGGGACATATTTGAAGTTGTGCTGTTTGAATCTGAAATTGAAATGGTTGTGAAAAACATAATACTTTGTGGTGGGAACTTTAAGGGTTTGCTTGTTCTTGGTGTTCATATTAGTTGTAATTCAAATTGTCTGAGGGAAATCCAGGTTGAtgaatattatcatttttggtttatttttatgGTGAATCTggacattatatatttttatgcattGAGCATTGTCCCAGATGATTTACGTATACATTAGTTTGctcttttttttcacttcatttattttatatttatccttAGTAGAAAAGTTTTTAGTATTGGTCTATAAGCTGTGAAGTGTGAACCCTTGAGTTAGTACCTTAGATCTTTACACAAGATCCaccaaaaaactattttccacccaaggttttgtgaaatgacaaattcccaCTATAGAAGTATGTAAAGTTGGATATCTACCCATCATCCATTTTTGTTagtaaatatagttatatatataaggttaaaaagatcattttaacataaacttaaaaaaaccaacttaaaaaatgttttaaatatataattctcCTATCCACTGTATTCACACATTTATCCTTCTCCAATTTTCCATTTCCCATTACggtctcttcatcttcttcttctactcaTTTAATCTTTCTCTTGCTCTTCTTTGattctttctctcattttccCAATAGTCTCTTCCATCTTCTCCCATCCAatagatattaatttgtttcttcCTCTACTTTCTCTTAGCCATTTCTTTTCAATAGAAGTCATTTTATTTCTTCAGCTTCACCTACTCATTTCTTTACAATAAATGCCAAtttatcctttctttttctttctcccactcatttcttttcaatacgggtaaatattaattttgggttATTGGTAGATTAATttaggaaatttaaaaaaaaaagaaaagtgatgGTGAAGATAACGAAAGGAGAAGGATGGTCGGTGATGAAGATGAGTTCAGGAAAAGTATGCTTAATGATAGTGCTATTAGTGAAGATGATAGGACAAGAAAAACGACGGTCGGTGGTTGATGgtgaagataaaagaaaaataataagttataattttatttattggagGATAGATtggttgattaaatttttatttttgatagagGTAGTTTTATAATCAtggtaaaattaaaaacactgataattgaaatttgaattaaatgatgagagtatttttgttattatattaacaaGGGATAAAATAGAATTTACTAATAGAAATGAATGACGGacgaaaaattagatttttcaaacttaaatagtGGGAATTTGTCGTTTCACTAGGTctagggtgggaaatagtcattcgaCTAATTGGATCCTTGTAGCCATTATAGAACTGTCTCATTGGTGTTAATGGAGAATCTATCTTTGGGCAATAGAGCTTTGAAGAAGATTTATTTGTGATAACCTTCGATAAATCTCACTTTGGCAAAACACGAGAGAGATATTAGGTTTATCTGTACTTTGTCTGTATATCCCACTTTGCTTGAGGATGCGAagatttgactggttaaatagcttATGAGATCTTTAAGTTGTCAAGATACTTTTTCGATTGCAAAACTTAAAAGCAAACCATGGTGGATTGTGTGtccaaaatagataatattttgatagtgaGTCGGCGTATTGAACCAGAGATGTTATATTATTAGTACTGTAAGACTGGTTAAAGGCCCAACAAAAATGAACATTCATGTAAAAATTACGTGTGACTAATCACCATTCTAACGAATGTATGAGATATGCTACTACTGTGAAAGCATTGGCTAGTAAGTGTCATGCCAGGGAATAAATAAACAGTACCAAGTACAGCACAtggtattgaatttttttgacaTTGTTATGCAAACAATTTATTAACATGGTGTCTTAGTAAGAGTAGTTTTGATGGACAATTTTTGGTTCAATGGATATCTGGAAAATTAAGGTGCAAATTATCCTGCATGGAACTATTGTCCAGTAGAGTAATGGATGAAAAGTTAACGGCAAATTCATTATGCGATACTACTATTGAAGGGGTTGAATTACAAAGTGAAGTACGGGCAACTTATGTAATGTTTAGATTCTCTTATGATTcagataaataaaatgatatgtgtctattttgagtacacaaataggtatatactttatgtatatcattaaatgattagatgattttgagtcaaagataaaattttatccaattatattataacacatataaatgtatatttatttgtgtacataaaatgagtatatataatattaccctaataaggtataataaaattatgtgtacttatgttgggtacataaatatttatatatttatatgtattatcatatgattgaataattttaaattaaggataaaacaatatttaattaaataataagatatatttttgTATCCAAAATGGGTAcgcataaataaattatacctTTTGAGTTTATTGTTCTGTCAGTCTTCC
This sequence is a window from Mangifera indica cultivar Alphonso chromosome 20, CATAS_Mindica_2.1, whole genome shotgun sequence. Protein-coding genes within it:
- the LOC123204704 gene encoding uncharacterized protein LOC123204704 translates to MLFHRIAEVEPPSPLRYLIGAAIMMIGVVLPVGYMMFRNKRVPSASSYPKQT